The DNA region gTGTGTGAAGCTCTTAAGCTGCTTTAAACATGTCTCTGCCAGCACAGCACTTGCAGCGATTTACCTGCAAAGGCTCGAGCCTCATCAGTGGGCACGGCCCTGAGGTGACGAAGGTCACTCTTGTTCCCAACAAGCATGATGACAATGTTGTTGTCAGCATGGTCCCTCAGCTCCTTCAACCAGCGTTCAACATTCTCATATGTCAGATGCTTGGCTATGTCATAAACCAGGAGAGCCCCGACTGCACCCCTGTAATATCTGGTGACACCATAAAAACTAGTATTATTACCTATGCAACTTTTGGATCAATATATACTTGCGTTTTATAACCGTACAACTACAATGTTGGAAaataatgcaaacaaacaaaaaactgaTTCTCACGCTGAGGTGATTGCTCTGTAGCGCTCCTGTCCAGCTGTGTCCCAGATTTGAGCCTTTATCGTCTTGCCGTCCACCTGGATGCTTCGCGTGGCGAACTCCACCCCGATGGTGCTCTTGCTCTCCAGGTTGAATTCATTCCTTGTGAAGCGGGACAGCAGGTTACTTTTACCCACTCCAGAGTCTCCGATTAGCACaactacaagaaaaaaaacaaacaaacaaccaataataaaagtaaaatacagCCAGTAGACTAAACTCTAGTAAATtgtaaacacacccacacatttcatttttt from Betta splendens chromosome 4, fBetSpl5.4, whole genome shotgun sequence includes:
- the LOC114853437 gene encoding ras-related protein Rab-11B isoform X1, which encodes MGNRDDEYDFLFKVVLIGDSGVGKSNLLSRFTRNEFNLESKSTIGVEFATRSIQVDGKTIKAQIWDTAGQERYRAITSAYYRGAVGALLVYDIAKHLTYENVERWLKELRDHADNNIVIMLVGNKSDLRHLRAVPTDEARAFAEKNTLSFIETSALDSTNVEEAFKNILTEIYRIVSQKQIADRSAHDESPGNNVVDISVPPTTDGQRGNKLQCCQSL
- the LOC114853437 gene encoding ras-related protein Rab-11B isoform X2, whose amino-acid sequence is MCCQISQKAVVLIGDSGVGKSNLLSRFTRNEFNLESKSTIGVEFATRSIQVDGKTIKAQIWDTAGQERYRAITSAYYRGAVGALLVYDIAKHLTYENVERWLKELRDHADNNIVIMLVGNKSDLRHLRAVPTDEARAFAEKNTLSFIETSALDSTNVEEAFKNILTEIYRIVSQKQIADRSAHDESPGNNVVDISVPPTTDGQRGNKLQCCQSL